One genomic segment of candidate division WOR-3 bacterium includes these proteins:
- a CDS encoding T9SS type A sorting domain-containing protein produces MDCSTYQIKKVIPIPADYDGKAYGIYNPKNNKLYCSFSPAPESMAVIDVEKDSIIKWIRFDAYWPWGRCYNSKNDKIYVTDGMNIGVIDCERDSLIKIINHPQYWFSHFTVWDSVGNKVYCGCAYANVVGVIDCENDSLIKTISVPLIPGNACYNPFNRKLYVGPYWLGGGIKSAVICTKGDTLIKIFDTLDLDNKIPIIFNKKENKIYWPSSLESYYCIKVIDCKRDSIIKAILVSDDDFFNMYLAEWSNRLYFGATYYENYSSYNILYILDCSNDSIISQLRFGRHGYYRYGMTGNPKTHQIYICDFGDSSLYVIRDTIVLSLNEDNLKNKKIKAFSNITKSFLDLKTNVEIEIYDISGKLVLKEKKDKISLKRIKRGVYIIKLGKNQKERIIKVIKL; encoded by the coding sequence ATAAAAAAGGTTATACCTATTCCTGCTGATTATGATGGTAAAGCCTATGGAATATATAATCCAAAAAATAATAAATTATATTGTAGCTTTAGTCCTGCTCCGGAAAGTATGGCAGTTATTGACGTGGAAAAAGATTCAATAATAAAATGGATTAGATTTGATGCCTATTGGCCATGGGGAAGGTGTTATAATTCAAAAAATGATAAGATTTATGTGACTGATGGAATGAATATCGGTGTAATAGACTGTGAACGTGATTCATTAATTAAAATAATAAACCATCCCCAATACTGGTTTTCTCATTTTACGGTGTGGGATTCGGTTGGCAACAAAGTTTATTGCGGATGTGCATATGCTAATGTTGTGGGAGTTATAGATTGTGAGAATGATTCGCTGATTAAAACGATATCTGTTCCATTAATCCCAGGCAATGCTTGTTATAATCCTTTTAACAGAAAATTATATGTAGGACCTTATTGGTTAGGAGGAGGGATAAAATCAGCAGTAATATGTACAAAAGGAGATACATTAATCAAAATATTTGACACTTTAGATTTAGACAACAAAATTCCAATTATTTTTAATAAAAAGGAAAATAAAATCTATTGGCCTAGCAGTTTAGAATCATATTATTGTATAAAAGTAATTGATTGTAAAAGGGACTCCATAATTAAAGCCATTCTAGTTTCTGACGATGATTTTTTTAATATGTATCTTGCTGAATGGAGCAACCGATTATATTTTGGGGCTACTTATTACGAAAATTATAGTAGTTATAATATTCTTTATATATTAGATTGCAGTAATGATTCAATAATTTCTCAATTAAGATTTGGAAGGCATGGCTATTATAGGTATGGAATGACAGGAAATCCAAAGACCCATCAAATTTATATATGTGATTTTGGGGATTCTTCCCTCTATGTTATCCGCGACACAATTGTCCTATCTTTAAACGAGGATAATCTTAAAAATAAAAAGATAAAGGCATTTTCTAATATCACAAAATCATTTTTAGATTTAAAAACAAATGTTGAAATTGAGATTTATGATATTTCGGGTAAATTGGTATTGAAAGAGAAAAAAGATAAAATTTCTTTAAAGAGAATAAAGAGAGGGGTTTATATAATAAAATTGGGTAAAAATCAAAAAGAAAGAATTATTAAGGTAATAAAACTTTAA